One stretch of Tepidibacter hydrothermalis DNA includes these proteins:
- the smpB gene encoding SsrA-binding protein SmpB, with amino-acid sequence MGEGNKTLASNRKARHNYFIEEVYEAGIELKGTEVKSIRAGKLNLAEGYASIDNTEVFLKQVHISPYEQGNIFNVDPLRPRKLLLHKQEIRKLIGLINQQGYSLVPLSVYLKRGKVKVSIGLAKGKKLYDKRHDLAKKDAQRRIQREMSGKY; translated from the coding sequence AACTTTAGCATCAAATAGAAAAGCTAGACATAACTACTTTATAGAAGAAGTCTATGAGGCTGGTATCGAACTCAAAGGTACAGAAGTTAAGTCTATAAGAGCAGGTAAATTGAACTTAGCAGAAGGATATGCTTCTATTGATAATACAGAGGTGTTCTTAAAACAAGTTCATATAAGCCCATATGAACAAGGAAATATATTTAATGTAGATCCTCTTAGACCCAGAAAGTTATTACTTCATAAACAAGAAATAAGAAAACTTATTGGACTTATAAACCAACAGGGATACTCATTAGTACCTCTTAGTGTATATTTAAAAAGAGGTAAGGTTAAAGTATCTATAGGCCTTGCAAAAGGTAAGAAGCTTTATGATAAACGCCATGATTTAGCTAAAAAAGATGCCCAAAGACGTATTCAAAGAGAAATGTCGGGCAAATACTAA
- a CDS encoding 3-oxoacyl-[acyl-carrier-protein] synthase III C-terminal domain-containing protein translates to MQTYISKPEVGFPKLEIKNNAEMMEILGLQDSRKLRILFKKGGIDKKFSTYNFKENKYNEDMTKMCFKSIKKLFINNKITAKDIDCIITCSNSVDQQLPGLSSRLFSEIDFNKSIHNYPIFGLGCGSFISAINLSKTLLKDDNINNILVVCCEAQAITYLDNLDPNDNGQLMSLTIFGDGASSTLITKDNSFNNNCLQVIDTKISTHYSNSMSMANNKIHLDEKLLENISPHIYKLVSSLLEEHDLKKEDIKHWVMHSGGKKILAGVKKLFDLSDDQMQPSLQVYKEYGNISCASVPVGLNRLCTLSEQKEYIKAPGDLGIVLGFGSGFFLGASLVKYL, encoded by the coding sequence ATGCAAACTTATATAAGTAAACCTGAAGTAGGATTTCCCAAATTAGAAATTAAAAACAATGCAGAAATGATGGAAATCTTAGGATTACAGGATTCTAGAAAACTAAGAATTTTGTTCAAAAAAGGTGGTATAGACAAAAAATTTTCTACATACAATTTCAAAGAAAATAAATACAATGAGGATATGACAAAAATGTGTTTTAAATCAATAAAAAAGCTCTTTATAAATAATAAAATTACAGCTAAAGATATAGATTGTATAATAACTTGTTCTAATTCAGTTGACCAACAATTACCAGGATTGAGTAGTAGATTATTCTCAGAAATAGATTTTAATAAAAGTATTCACAACTATCCTATATTCGGTTTAGGCTGTGGTTCATTTATTTCAGCAATAAATTTATCAAAAACATTATTAAAAGATGATAACATAAATAATATATTAGTTGTATGTTGTGAAGCTCAAGCTATAACATATCTCGATAACTTAGATCCTAATGATAATGGACAACTAATGTCATTGACAATATTCGGTGATGGTGCTTCTTCAACATTAATTACTAAAGATAATTCATTTAATAATAATTGCCTTCAAGTTATAGATACTAAAATCTCAACTCATTATAGCAACAGTATGTCAATGGCGAATAATAAAATTCATCTTGATGAAAAACTTCTTGAGAACATCTCACCACATATATATAAATTAGTTTCTTCTTTACTTGAAGAACACGATTTGAAAAAAGAAGACATTAAACATTGGGTTATGCATTCTGGAGGAAAGAAAATTTTAGCTGGAGTAAAGAAATTGTTCGACCTAAGTGATGATCAAATGCAACCTTCACTTCAAGTATATAAAGAATATGGAAATATATCATGTGCAAGTGTACCCGTGGGATTAAATAGATTATGTACATTATCAGAACAGAAAGAATACATAAAAGCCCCTGGTGATTTGGGTATAGTTCTAGGATTTGGTTCAGGATTTTTCCTTGGTGCAAGTTTAGTAAAATACTTATAA